A window from Podospora bellae-mahoneyi strain CBS 112042 chromosome 1 map unlocalized CBS112042p_1, whole genome shotgun sequence encodes these proteins:
- the RPL9B gene encoding 60S ribosomal protein L9B (EggNog:ENOG503NWQY; COG:J), whose product MRYIHSEETIEVPENVKISIKSRLVTVEGPRGKLTKDLSHIAVNFSVIKKGVISLEIHHGNRKNVAALRTVRTLINNLIIGVTKGFKYKMRYVYAHFPINVNLDVNKETGNHVVEIRNFVGEKLVRTVVMQPGVEVEASKAQKDELILQGNSLEAVSQSAADIQQICRVRNKDIRKFLDGIYVSEKGNVEEE is encoded by the exons ATGCGTTACATCCACAGTGAGGAGACCATCGAGGTCCCGGAGAACG TCAAGATCTCCATCAAGTCGAGACTTGTAACGGTTGAGGGCCCCCGTG GCAAGCTCACCAAGGACCTAAGCCACATCGCCGTCAACTTCTCcgtcatcaagaagggcgTTATTAGCCTCGAGATCCACCATGGCAACCGCAAGAACGTTGCCGCTCTCCGCACCGTCCGCACCCTTATCAACAACTTGATCATCGGTGTCACCAAGGGTTTCAAGTACAAGATGCGTTACGTCTATGCCCATTTCCCCATCAACGTCAACCTTGACGTCAACAAGGAGACTGGCAACCACGTCGTCGAGATCCG CAACTTCGTCGGTGAGAAGCTCGTCCGCACTGTCGTGATGCAGCccggtgttgaggttgaggcctCCAAGGCTCAGAAGGATGAGCTCATCCTCCAGGGTAACTCCCTCGAGGCTGTTTCCCAGAGCGCCGCCGATATCCAGCAGATCTGCAGAGTGCGGAACAAGGATATCCGTAAG TTCTTGGACGGTATCTACGTTTCCGAGAAGGGCAACGTTGAGGAGGAGTAA
- a CDS encoding uncharacterized protein (EggNog:ENOG503P20I) — protein sequence MLRLWLFLAGSAAAIPFNNGLYAAGYGYLVQRDGCPVPCGYQNQYCCDTNSACVTNNGIAACTPAAGAGGGVAWYTTTWTETKTYTKTWQSVIPAATGVSGADCIPEAGSGWIACGSICCDSWQYCQHAGQCMANPGAGPGGVVIVTNTNTAVQTVTTQFSAPFRVTSGTATTTNSAGGAIQTGDDAEPVEGGTAGGLSPGAIAGIVIGSIAGVALLLAICACCIVRGLWHGVMAILGFGKKDKRTKETIIEEERYTRRGSSHAGRTNHGSWYGGRPSTVSSRKDKKSGAGLLGMGAALGTLALLLGLKKDKKKRAPVKSRSDISSSYYSDVYTNDSPSSLSSDRRTRRSHRHSRQGSRVTRTTTTRVSRAPSARSARSPRRSPPR from the exons ATGTTGCGGCTCTGGCTTTTCCTAGCCGGCTCGGCCGCTGCGATCCCCTTCAACAATGGTTTATACGCCGCTGGTTATGGCTATCTCGTTCAGCGCGACGGCTGCCCAGTACCATGCGGTTACCAAAACCAGTACTGCTGCGACACCAACTCAGCATGCGTCACCAACAACGGGATAGCAGCCTGCACACCGGCTGCGGGAGCAGGCGGTGGAGTGGCCTGGTACACGACAACCTGGACTGAGACCAAGACTTATACCAAAACATGGCAATCCGTCATTCCAGCTGCGACCGGTGTCAGCGGCGCCGACTGCATTCCCGAGGCCGGCAGCGGGTGGATTGCCTGCGGCTCGATCTGCTGCGACTCTTGGCAATACTGCCAACACGCAGGGCAGTGTATGGCCAACCCCGGTGCTGGCCCCGGAGGCGTGGTTATCGtgacaaacaccaacactGCCGTGCAAACCGTCACCACCCAGTTCAGCGCGCCATTTCGCGTTACTAGCGGCACCGCGACAACGACAAACTCGGCTGGTGGAGCTATTCAGACGGGGGATGACGCGGAACCAGTGGAGGGCGGTACAGCCGGTGGCTTGAGCCCTGGTGCCATCGCCGGTATCGTCATTGGCTCCATCGCCGGTGTcgcccttctcctcgccatctGCGCTTGCTGCATCGTCAGGGGTCTTTGGCACGGTGTCATGGCCATTCTTGGGTTCggcaagaaggacaagagaACAAAGGAGACCATCATCGAGGAAGAGCGCTACACCCGCCGCGGATCCTCGCACGCCGGGCGCACCAACCACGGTTCGTGGTATGGCGGCCGACCTAGCACAGTATCATCGCGAAAGGATAAGAAGAGCGGCGCTGGcctgttggggatgggagccGCGCTTGGCACTCTTGCGTTGCTGCTCGGATTGAAGAAGgataagaagaagagagccCCGGTCAAGAGCAGGAGTGATATCAGCAGCAGCTACTACTCTGATGTTTACACAAACGATAGTCCTA gCTCCCTCAGCAGCGACAGACGAACCCGCCGATCCCACCGCCATAGCAGGCAAGGGAGCAGGGTAACGAGGACGACCACGACACGTGTATCCCGCGCCCCGTCGGCGAGGTCGGCCAGATCACCAAGGAGGTCTCCCCCGCGGTAA
- the VMA13 gene encoding H(+)-transporting V1 sector ATPase subunit H (EggNog:ENOG503NY79; COG:C; BUSCO:EOG09263E9V) — translation MSLDPPTYLASLQSNIRQRPIPWDGAVRAGTLTEEQLARIRSVDKVKKDVRKQTIESDLEGYSALFVGGSGKKSVLELATKRQDVVQYILVLLNDLLTTVPSLSKALAKTGDPYQHFIPLLGHRTVTDDPIPLLTSTVLVSLMAGSRDESQAASKALPLIYSYLSSLTTNSDPGLQDIGVQEYSSLLYGRVPRAQFWEQRSETVAPLVKILRAAAGIGSGGDATASLWSGTTNPSRSGFEGSLGGGVGLQLLYHVLLVIWQLSFEAADIGDDLNKEYDFIALYTQLLRLSPKEKTTRLLLSTLLNILTANQNTLLAIAVLARLPTLLETLKTRQFNDPDLREDLDQLRELLEEYTKTKTTFDEYVGEVNSGRLHWSPPHRNTVFWAENARKILDYENGALIRKLVDIMKQPWEDDKSVLAIACNDVGYLVREVPEKRGQLEKLGLKTRVMELMGEADENVRWESLRALGGWLQYSFDTK, via the exons ATGTCGCTCGATCCACCGACGTATCTGGCCTCGCTGCAAAGCAACATCCGTCAGCGACCGATTCCCTGGGATGGCGCCGTGCGCGCGGGAACCCTGACCGAGGAGCAGCTCGCTCGCATCCGCTCCGTCGATAAGGTCAAGAAAGACGTGCGTAAACAGACAATCGAGTCCGATCTGGAGGGATATAGCGCCCTGTTTGTGGGAGGATCAGGGAAGAAGAGTGTGTTGGAATTGGCCACCAAGCGCCAGGATGTGGTCCAGTatatcctcgtcctcctgaACGACCTCCTCACAA CCGTCCCCTCGCTCTCCAAAGCACTTGCTAAGACTGGCGATCCCTACCAACATTTCATTCCTCTTCTCGGCCACAGAACTGTAACCGACGATCCGATCCCGCTTCTGACCTCGACTGTGCTCGTCAGTCTCATGGCTGGTTCCAGAGACGAGTCCCAGGCCGCCTCCAaggccctccccctcatctaCAGTTATCTCTCGTCCCTCACAACGAATTCCGACCCAGGTCTTCAGGATATCGGTGTGCAAGAGTACTCATCACTTTTGTATGGTCGTGTTCCCAGGGCGCAGTTCTGGGAGCAGCGGAGCGAGACTGTGGCCCCCCTGGTAAAGATTCTACGAGCGGCAGCGGGTATTGGCAGCGGTGGTGACGCCACGGCCAGCCTCTGGAGTGGGACAACGAATCCCTCTAGAAGCGGCTTTGAGGGCTCTCTcggtggaggggtcggtCTTCAGTTGCTTTACCATGTGCTGTTAGTCATCTGGCAGCTCAGCTTTGAGGCTGCAGATATTGGCGACGATCTCAACAA GGAATACGACTTCATCGCTCTTTACACCCAGCTTCTCCGACTCTCccccaaggagaagaccaCCCGTCTactcctctccaccctcctcaacatcctcaccGCTAATCAAAACACGCTGCTTGCCATCGCAGTGCTTGCCCGGCTCCCAACCCTTTTGGAGACCCTCAAAACGAGACAGTTCAACGACCCCGATCTGAGAGAAGATCTGGACCAGCTCCGCGAGTTGCTCGAGGAGTACACCAAAACCAAGACCACCTTTGACGAGTATGTAGGCGAAGTCAACTCTGGCCGTCTGCACTGGTCCCCACCCCACCGCAACACAGTTTTCTGGGCTGAGAACGCCCGCAAGATTCTAGACTACGAGAACGGCGCGCTTATCCGCAAGCTGGTGGATATCATGAAGCAGCCGTGGGAGGACGACAAGTCGGTGCTGGCGATTGCGTGCAATGATGTTGGGTATTTGGTGCGTGAGGTGCCCGAGAAGAGGGGCCAGCTGGAGAAACTTGGTTTAAAGACGAGGGTGATGGAGCtgatgggggaggcggaCGAGAATGTACGGTGGGAAAGTTTGCGTGCcttgggtggttggttgcAGTACAGCTTTGATACGAAATAG
- a CDS encoding uncharacterized protein (EggNog:ENOG503Q4ET; COG:G) encodes MVKRVRFLAHGGMVQGWLIYHVAGLLYFTRGRAAEHKLTGWVRNTDNNQVEGEAQGAEDALSKFLKEVDKGPRGSQVVKLDKEDRDVVEGEEGFEIRR; translated from the exons ATGGTTAAAAGA GTTCGTTTCCTTGCTCATGGGGGGATGGTGCAAGGTTGGTTAATATACCATGTCGCCGGATTACT ATACTTCACCCGCGGCCGCGCAGCCGAGCACAAGCTCACCGGCTGGGTCCGAAACACAGACAACAACCaggtcgagggcgaggctCAGGGGGCGGAGGACGCCCTCTCCAAGTTCCTCAAAGAGGTGGACAAGGGACCGAGAGGCTCCCAGGTTGTCAAACTCGACAAGGAGGATcgggatgtggtggagggagaggagggttttgaGATTCGTCGCTGA